One window from the genome of Antricoccus suffuscus encodes:
- a CDS encoding xanthine dehydrogenase family protein molybdopterin-binding subunit, whose product MSVGSAGSVGKSVRRKEDGRLITGHGRFVSDLQLPRMQHVAFLRSPMGHAQITGIDTSRADGYRVFTGAQDTFKNVVLRAQSALPSYVETEQPILAWDKVRFAGEAIAAVVASNRYRAEDGLEMIDVEFEPLEANVCAWREPTSVIHNDAPDNVLLHRRFEAGDVEEAMGGAAVVVDRELTTNRHAGNPMECRAGVALWDAADRTLTFWSGTQVPFLVRNIIAELLGLSEGNVRVIAPDVGGGFGTKSVIYPEDVALCLIAQQMPGVPVKWLEDRIEHLASATHAREHRYLLKAGFAADGVLIGLDADITCNVGAYSVYPWTAGIEPLMAGGLLTGPYKLANYRCEVRGVTTNTSPSGPYRGVARPASVFAMESIMDDAARRLGIDPIEIRRRNLIGPGDVPYKMPSRLVDESGHYNECMDKALTLIDYPKWRAEQEHRRTTGDAPIGIGVACYNELTGLGRAASAGPRMPFRTGHDACTVRINPDGRVTVFSGVSSQGQALETTMAQVVADAVGVSYDDVDVRIGDTNESLWGFGAFSSRQAVIGGGAAHLAGEAVRDRALKLAAALKEIDVADLILRDGVIEVKGEPQPLISLAEVARVAYLESNRLPDGFEPGLEAMKFYDPIRGAFAAGVQVGVVEVDTRTGALRILDYVCVEDAGKVVHPQVVDGQIAGAIAQGLGGAMLEHLVYDDAGNLTTGTLMDYLMPTTADIPDITIGHISRPPDNPTGVRGVGEGGTLGPNAVLAGAVGDALGILVEDLPVDPARVREMARRRTEVAS is encoded by the coding sequence ATGTCCGTCGGTAGTGCCGGCAGCGTCGGAAAGAGCGTCCGCCGCAAGGAGGACGGCCGGCTGATCACCGGCCACGGCCGGTTCGTCTCCGATTTGCAACTGCCGCGAATGCAGCATGTCGCGTTCTTGCGCAGTCCGATGGGCCACGCGCAGATCACCGGGATCGACACCAGCCGCGCCGACGGATACCGGGTATTCACTGGGGCGCAGGACACCTTCAAGAATGTGGTGCTGCGGGCGCAGTCGGCGCTGCCGTCGTACGTCGAGACCGAGCAGCCGATCCTCGCGTGGGACAAGGTCCGCTTCGCAGGGGAGGCGATCGCGGCCGTCGTTGCCTCCAACCGCTACCGGGCCGAGGACGGCCTCGAGATGATCGACGTCGAGTTCGAACCGTTGGAGGCGAATGTCTGCGCCTGGCGCGAACCGACAAGCGTGATCCACAACGACGCACCCGATAACGTCCTGCTGCACAGGAGGTTCGAGGCCGGTGACGTGGAGGAGGCCATGGGTGGTGCCGCCGTCGTCGTGGACCGTGAGCTCACCACCAACCGGCACGCGGGCAACCCGATGGAGTGCCGGGCCGGGGTCGCGCTGTGGGACGCCGCCGATCGCACGCTGACGTTTTGGTCCGGCACCCAGGTGCCGTTCCTTGTCCGCAACATCATCGCCGAACTGCTGGGCCTGTCCGAGGGTAACGTGCGAGTGATCGCCCCGGACGTGGGCGGCGGGTTCGGCACGAAGTCGGTCATTTACCCAGAAGACGTCGCGCTGTGCCTGATCGCGCAGCAGATGCCCGGCGTACCGGTGAAGTGGCTCGAGGACCGCATCGAGCATCTCGCTTCTGCAACGCACGCCCGGGAGCATCGCTACCTACTGAAGGCCGGCTTCGCCGCCGACGGCGTACTGATCGGGCTCGACGCCGACATCACCTGCAACGTGGGCGCGTATTCGGTCTATCCATGGACGGCGGGGATCGAGCCACTCATGGCGGGAGGCTTGCTTACCGGTCCCTACAAACTTGCCAACTATAGATGCGAAGTTCGCGGCGTCACGACCAACACCTCGCCGTCGGGACCGTATCGTGGAGTCGCGCGGCCGGCGAGTGTCTTTGCGATGGAGTCGATCATGGACGACGCCGCGCGACGGCTCGGCATCGACCCGATCGAGATCCGGCGGCGCAACTTGATCGGACCAGGCGACGTTCCCTACAAAATGCCGTCCCGGCTCGTCGACGAGTCGGGGCACTACAACGAATGCATGGACAAGGCGCTCACGCTCATCGACTATCCCAAGTGGCGCGCCGAACAAGAGCATCGGCGTACGACGGGAGATGCGCCGATCGGGATCGGGGTCGCCTGCTACAACGAGCTCACCGGACTGGGCCGGGCCGCGTCGGCGGGTCCTCGGATGCCGTTTCGCACCGGTCACGACGCGTGCACCGTGCGGATCAACCCCGACGGCCGCGTGACCGTCTTCAGCGGCGTCAGCTCGCAAGGGCAGGCGCTCGAGACGACGATGGCGCAGGTCGTCGCGGACGCGGTCGGGGTCTCGTACGACGACGTCGACGTACGCATCGGAGACACCAACGAGTCGCTGTGGGGGTTCGGCGCATTCTCATCGCGCCAGGCGGTCATCGGCGGCGGCGCCGCGCACTTGGCCGGCGAAGCGGTGCGGGACAGGGCATTGAAGCTTGCCGCGGCGCTCAAGGAGATTGACGTGGCCGACCTGATCTTGCGTGACGGCGTGATCGAAGTAAAGGGCGAACCACAGCCGCTGATCAGCCTCGCCGAGGTGGCCCGCGTTGCCTACCTCGAGTCCAACCGGCTGCCCGACGGATTTGAGCCTGGCTTGGAGGCGATGAAGTTTTACGATCCGATCCGGGGCGCCTTCGCCGCCGGCGTACAGGTCGGCGTCGTCGAGGTCGACACCCGGACCGGGGCGCTGCGAATTCTCGACTACGTATGCGTCGAGGATGCTGGCAAGGTGGTGCATCCGCAGGTCGTCGACGGCCAGATCGCCGGAGCTATCGCGCAGGGTCTTGGCGGCGCGATGCTCGAGCACCTCGTGTACGACGACGCCGGCAACCTGACGACCGGGACACTGATGGACTACCTGATGCCCACCACCGCAGACATACCGGACATCACCATCGGGCACATCTCGCGGCCGCCCGACAACCCGACCGGCGTCCGCGGAGTGGGCGAAGGCGGCACCCTGGGACCGAACGCCGTACTGGCCGGTGCCGTGGGCGACGCGCTCGGCATCCTGGTCGAGGACCTGCCGGTCGATCCGGCCAGAGTGCGCGAGATGGCGCGCCGGCGTACGGAGGTGGCGTCGTGA
- a CDS encoding chloride channel protein, with the protein MTEPATTARRRTTPWWSQMRARASTAAGWMRGNRLGLLLTAALVGVGAGLGAVAFRYLIFGFTWLASGHSTFGQQGRVDSAHLPWLGWGVFVVMPVLGGLLYGPLIYRFAREARGHGVPEVMIAVAENGGRIRPQVSVVKALASALCIGTGGSVGREGPIVQIGSALASAVGQWMRMPENRLRVLVACGAAGGISATFNAPITGVFFGVELILRELSINAILPVMLSAMLADVISRLFFGSGAFFTGLPHDLVLGHAYNYLLVAVLAVVAALIGLAFSKMLYGIEDVCDRLWRNRPEWARPAVGGVVLGLLLLALPQLYGVGYPVMYRATAGDYTLWFLIVLTFGKMVATGLTIGIGGSGGVFGPSLIIGATSGMAFGEIVDHVFGTSAGQPALYAIVGMGAVFAAAARGPLTALASVVETTGDFTLTLPVMLAVAISTTISRVLSHGTIYTTKLIRRGTDIDRPTARHVFDALTVADAVHPFPAPIDTARTTDAAGRDSNAALERLLGPVTHTREPQALFANDSLAQALRQLVLYGRDGLPVLSTDGQHLDGWVNNQNVLRTVARRLAADEPDIAAAQRSAEWADPHAGDAEHDRGTQLAGYKIVEHTLAADTPASGRALSEIAWPPGHLPVSVLHQRRLVAPDPRLRLSAGDRISVLTPIEPGEHDRAD; encoded by the coding sequence ATGACAGAACCAGCGACAACTGCGAGACGACGTACGACGCCGTGGTGGTCGCAGATGCGCGCGAGGGCTAGCACCGCGGCCGGCTGGATGCGGGGCAACCGGTTGGGCTTGCTACTCACGGCGGCGCTGGTCGGGGTCGGCGCCGGGCTAGGGGCGGTGGCGTTTCGCTACCTGATCTTCGGATTCACCTGGCTGGCTTCGGGGCACAGCACGTTCGGTCAGCAGGGCCGGGTCGACAGCGCCCACCTGCCGTGGCTGGGTTGGGGCGTCTTCGTGGTGATGCCGGTGCTCGGCGGCCTTCTGTACGGTCCGCTGATTTACCGCTTCGCCCGAGAGGCGCGCGGGCACGGCGTACCCGAGGTGATGATTGCGGTGGCCGAGAACGGTGGCCGGATCCGCCCTCAGGTCAGCGTTGTCAAAGCCCTCGCGTCTGCACTATGCATCGGCACCGGCGGATCGGTAGGTCGCGAGGGACCGATCGTGCAGATCGGCTCGGCACTCGCCTCCGCCGTGGGTCAGTGGATGCGGATGCCGGAAAACCGGCTGCGGGTGCTCGTCGCCTGCGGCGCGGCCGGCGGAATCTCCGCGACGTTCAACGCCCCGATCACCGGCGTGTTCTTCGGGGTGGAACTGATTCTGCGGGAACTGTCGATCAACGCGATCCTCCCCGTGATGCTCTCGGCCATGCTCGCCGACGTGATTTCGCGGTTGTTTTTCGGTTCTGGCGCCTTCTTCACCGGGCTGCCGCACGATCTGGTGCTGGGCCACGCCTATAACTATCTGCTGGTCGCGGTCCTTGCCGTGGTCGCCGCGCTGATCGGTCTGGCGTTCTCCAAGATGCTCTACGGGATCGAAGACGTCTGCGACCGACTCTGGCGGAATCGCCCAGAGTGGGCCCGCCCGGCGGTCGGTGGCGTCGTGTTAGGCCTGCTCCTACTGGCGTTACCCCAGTTGTACGGCGTCGGCTATCCGGTGATGTATCGCGCCACTGCCGGCGACTACACCCTGTGGTTCCTGATCGTGCTCACGTTCGGCAAGATGGTCGCGACCGGCCTGACCATTGGCATCGGCGGATCCGGCGGCGTATTCGGGCCATCCCTGATCATCGGCGCGACCTCCGGCATGGCCTTCGGCGAGATCGTTGACCACGTGTTCGGGACCTCCGCAGGCCAGCCGGCCCTGTATGCGATCGTGGGCATGGGCGCGGTGTTCGCAGCCGCTGCGCGCGGCCCGCTGACCGCATTGGCCAGCGTGGTCGAGACGACTGGAGATTTCACGCTCACCCTGCCGGTGATGCTCGCCGTGGCTATTTCCACCACGATTTCGCGCGTGCTGTCGCACGGCACCATCTACACCACGAAGTTGATCCGCCGCGGCACCGACATCGACCGGCCGACCGCCCGTCATGTCTTCGACGCACTGACCGTCGCGGACGCCGTACATCCTTTCCCTGCACCGATCGACACCGCCCGCACCACGGACGCGGCCGGCCGAGACAGCAACGCCGCCCTGGAGCGGCTGCTCGGGCCGGTGACGCACACCCGGGAGCCGCAGGCCCTGTTTGCCAACGACAGCCTCGCCCAAGCGCTCCGGCAGCTTGTCCTCTATGGCCGCGACGGACTACCGGTGCTGTCTACAGACGGACAACACCTGGACGGATGGGTCAATAACCAGAATGTGCTGCGGACGGTCGCCCGCCGCCTGGCCGCGGACGAGCCCGACATCGCTGCGGCACAACGCTCCGCCGAATGGGCCGACCCACATGCCGGTGACGCCGAGCACGATCGCGGTACCCAGCTGGCGGGATACAAAATTGTCGAACATACCCTCGCTGCGGACACTCCCGCATCCGGTCGCGCGCTGAGCGAGATCGCGTGGCCACCCGGGCATCTGCCGGTGTCGGTTCTGCACCAGCGGCGGCTGGTCGCCCCCGACCCTCGCCTGCGGCTATCTGCCGGCGACCGCATCAGCGTGCTCACCCCGATCGAACCTGGCGAGCATGATCGGGCAGATTAG
- a CDS encoding SDR family NAD(P)-dependent oxidoreductase, with the protein MDLQLAGKTVFVSGSGQGLGRAIGEAFAAEGAKVAFHYNSSGAGAEEAVAGIKAAGGQAVAVGADIRDDAAVQKAVDTAESELGPIDVLVNNSAVTGTGKFVDTTPEEWARQADVTIMGTLRMTQAVVKKMIANGGGSIVSLMGDSGRVGESGLLVTATTRSTTVGLTKSLAKELARHQIRANAVSIALVRTDNFDQHVGSKEDERMKKILSMYPLRRLGKPDDVTPTILLLASPLSSWTTGQVLSVNGGYSMQS; encoded by the coding sequence ATGGACTTGCAGCTTGCCGGAAAGACCGTATTCGTGAGCGGATCGGGCCAAGGGCTCGGCCGCGCGATCGGTGAGGCGTTCGCCGCAGAAGGGGCCAAGGTCGCCTTCCACTACAACTCCTCAGGAGCAGGTGCAGAGGAAGCCGTGGCCGGGATCAAGGCCGCCGGAGGCCAGGCCGTCGCGGTGGGAGCGGACATCCGCGACGACGCAGCCGTCCAAAAGGCCGTCGACACGGCGGAGTCCGAGCTCGGCCCCATCGACGTACTGGTCAACAACTCGGCGGTGACCGGCACCGGCAAGTTCGTCGACACGACCCCCGAAGAGTGGGCCCGACAGGCCGACGTCACGATCATGGGCACCCTGCGGATGACCCAGGCAGTCGTGAAGAAGATGATCGCCAACGGCGGTGGCTCCATCGTCAGCCTGATGGGAGACTCCGGCCGGGTCGGCGAGTCCGGTCTGCTGGTGACCGCGACGACCCGATCGACGACTGTCGGCCTGACCAAGTCTCTCGCCAAAGAGCTTGCGCGCCACCAAATCCGGGCCAACGCCGTGTCCATTGCTTTGGTGCGTACGGACAATTTCGACCAGCACGTCGGGTCGAAGGAGGACGAGCGGATGAAGAAGATCCTGTCGATGTATCCGTTGCGCCGCCTCGGCAAGCCCGACGACGTCACGCCGACGATCCTGCTGCTGGCCTCGCCCCTCTCGTCGTGGACCACCGGGCAGGTGCTGTCGGTCAACGGCGGCTACTCGATGCAGTCCTGA
- a CDS encoding TetR/AcrR family transcriptional regulator, whose amino-acid sequence MAAKSPQRQPVVGGRAAVSPTAVREAALTLFAERGYHGTALSQIAKALDIQTPSLYNHMASKQDLLVAILQDTTDRVLAEYDAAVDGVEDVGERLSAATYTYALRHATHPREAVIVNRDATAIDEPVRAAVYAKRRKHADDFRELIQKGVESGRFDVENATVAAFAILEMCVSIARWFDPDGPVSAEEIARQHGEFALRIVGVRSALSACSDGAS is encoded by the coding sequence ATGGCCGCGAAGTCACCGCAGCGTCAGCCAGTCGTCGGCGGGCGTGCCGCGGTGAGTCCGACTGCCGTGCGGGAGGCCGCATTGACGTTGTTCGCCGAGCGGGGCTACCACGGTACGGCGCTGAGTCAGATCGCGAAGGCGCTCGACATTCAGACGCCGAGCCTCTACAACCACATGGCATCCAAGCAGGACTTGCTCGTTGCGATACTGCAAGACACCACCGACCGCGTGCTTGCCGAGTACGACGCCGCGGTTGACGGCGTCGAGGATGTCGGGGAGCGGCTCAGTGCGGCCACCTATACCTACGCTCTCCGCCATGCGACGCATCCGCGCGAGGCGGTCATCGTCAATCGCGACGCAACAGCCATCGACGAACCGGTTCGCGCCGCGGTCTACGCGAAACGTCGCAAACATGCCGACGATTTCCGCGAGCTAATCCAGAAGGGCGTCGAGTCCGGCCGCTTCGACGTGGAGAACGCTACCGTCGCGGCGTTCGCGATCCTCGAGATGTGTGTCAGCATCGCGCGATGGTTCGACCCTGATGGGCCGGTTTCGGCCGAGGAGATCGCGCGCCAGCACGGCGAATTCGCCCTGCGCATCGTCGGCGTGAGGTCGGCCCTCTCCGCGTGTTCGGATGGCGCGTCGTAG
- a CDS encoding MBL fold metallo-hydrolase, producing the protein MKIGDLDIIPISDGTATEQGREILSRPGVEDPWACHPDVLDADGALHFDLGGFLLRTGDRTILIDAGVGRIDNGQYVGGGFLDSLAAAGVQPDQVTDVVLTHLHFDHVGWTTSRGAVVFPNATYRAHRADWDHFVEAPDALPGAVKKLTPLKNQLDLFDSEHTIAPGLDARPAPGHTPGSTVYVVSSGAARALMLGDVVHSVVELAEPDWEAVFDVDPTAASAVRNTIADEVLDTDTLVAPAHFPGLAFGRVVTTSSGRRWTAI; encoded by the coding sequence ATGAAGATCGGTGATCTCGACATCATTCCCATCTCCGATGGCACGGCCACCGAACAAGGCCGCGAGATACTAAGCCGCCCCGGCGTCGAAGACCCGTGGGCATGCCATCCGGACGTGCTCGACGCGGACGGCGCGCTGCATTTCGACCTCGGCGGGTTCCTGCTGCGTACCGGCGACCGGACCATCTTGATCGACGCCGGCGTGGGCCGCATCGACAACGGCCAGTACGTCGGGGGCGGTTTCCTCGACAGTCTCGCCGCGGCCGGCGTGCAGCCGGATCAGGTCACCGACGTCGTACTGACGCACCTGCACTTTGACCACGTCGGCTGGACGACCTCGCGGGGCGCGGTGGTGTTTCCCAACGCGACGTATAGGGCTCATCGCGCCGACTGGGACCATTTCGTCGAGGCGCCGGACGCCTTACCGGGCGCCGTCAAAAAGCTGACACCGCTCAAGAACCAGCTCGACCTATTTGACTCCGAGCACACGATCGCACCAGGTCTCGACGCACGGCCGGCGCCTGGCCACACGCCCGGCTCGACGGTGTACGTCGTGTCCAGCGGCGCCGCGCGCGCATTGATGCTTGGCGATGTCGTGCACTCGGTCGTCGAGCTCGCCGAGCCGGACTGGGAAGCGGTGTTTGACGTAGATCCCACGGCGGCGAGCGCCGTACGCAACACGATCGCCGACGAGGTCCTCGACACCGACACCCTCGTCGCCCCGGCACATTTCCCCGGCCTGGCCTTCGGCCGGGTCGTGACCACCTCCAGCGGCCGCCGCTGGACCGCGATTTAG
- a CDS encoding class I adenylate-forming enzyme family protein: MIHTELIQPIDALLKRHAAAAPSRVAFRDERREATYADLILRTGRLAGSLQALGIETGERALIYMDNCVEVVEAYLALPRAGLVAVCANPGSAAAEIEHILSDSQARIVFTDQDHLSVVRALAPPDDVRIVVVDGDADDVLQFEDLAKATDVPPARDSLSLDDVSFMLYTSGTTGRPKGVYLTQRGCLWIAAACWAPILGLCADDYILSPLPLFHSYALVMSVTGVLAVGATERIMRKFSPDQVIGYLESEDITFLPGVPTMFNYLLQAAGDRGLTPKALRMCISAGAIMPAALNEKFESAFHIPLLDGYGITETSTMVTMNWPTGTRKMGSCGLPLPGSTVRLIDPATGEDAAPGAEGEIWVQGPHVAPGYHQLSEATAAAFAGGWYHTGDLAQRDEDGFLTISGRIKELIIRGGENIYPAEVEAALMLHDSVADAAVVSRPHEALGEVPVAFIVPAGDGLDIDALKAHCATRLAAVKVPSEYVVIDAIPRTGSGKVLRFKLQERLEG; encoded by the coding sequence GTGATCCACACCGAGCTGATCCAACCGATCGACGCTCTGCTCAAGAGACATGCGGCGGCGGCTCCGAGTCGGGTTGCATTTAGGGACGAGCGGCGTGAGGCGACGTATGCCGACCTCATCCTGCGCACCGGCCGCCTCGCGGGAAGCCTGCAGGCGCTGGGCATCGAAACGGGTGAAAGAGCCCTTATATACATGGACAACTGCGTCGAAGTCGTCGAGGCGTATCTGGCACTACCACGTGCGGGGCTCGTTGCGGTCTGCGCGAACCCCGGCTCTGCGGCCGCGGAGATCGAGCACATCCTCAGCGACAGCCAGGCGCGGATCGTCTTCACCGACCAGGACCACCTAAGTGTCGTTCGGGCCTTGGCCCCGCCCGATGACGTGCGGATCGTGGTGGTTGACGGCGACGCCGACGACGTACTGCAGTTTGAAGACCTCGCGAAGGCGACCGACGTACCACCGGCTCGCGACAGCCTGAGCCTGGACGACGTCTCATTCATGCTTTACACCTCCGGTACGACGGGCCGGCCTAAAGGCGTCTACCTCACGCAGCGCGGCTGCCTGTGGATCGCGGCCGCCTGCTGGGCGCCGATTCTCGGGCTGTGCGCGGACGACTACATACTCTCCCCGCTACCGCTATTTCATTCATACGCGCTCGTGATGTCCGTGACCGGGGTGCTGGCGGTTGGGGCCACCGAGCGAATCATGCGCAAGTTCAGTCCCGACCAAGTTATCGGCTACCTCGAGTCCGAGGACATCACATTCCTGCCTGGCGTGCCGACGATGTTCAACTACTTGCTGCAGGCCGCCGGCGATCGCGGGCTGACCCCGAAGGCGCTGCGAATGTGCATTTCGGCCGGCGCCATCATGCCCGCTGCGCTGAACGAGAAGTTCGAGAGTGCCTTCCACATACCGCTTCTTGACGGTTACGGCATCACCGAGACTTCGACCATGGTGACCATGAACTGGCCGACCGGCACCCGCAAAATGGGTTCATGCGGGCTCCCGTTACCCGGTTCGACGGTCCGGCTGATCGATCCTGCGACCGGCGAAGACGCGGCACCCGGAGCCGAGGGCGAGATTTGGGTGCAGGGTCCGCATGTCGCGCCCGGCTACCACCAGCTCTCGGAGGCCACGGCCGCGGCGTTCGCCGGTGGTTGGTACCACACCGGAGATCTCGCGCAGCGTGATGAGGACGGTTTTCTGACGATCAGCGGCCGGATCAAGGAACTCATCATTCGAGGTGGCGAAAACATCTATCCGGCCGAAGTGGAGGCCGCGCTGATGCTGCATGACTCGGTCGCCGATGCGGCCGTCGTCTCGCGTCCACATGAAGCGCTCGGTGAAGTGCCCGTCGCGTTCATCGTCCCGGCCGGCGACGGCCTCGACATCGACGCGCTCAAGGCGCATTGTGCGACCCGGCTCGCCGCGGTCAAAGTACCGAGCGAGTACGTCGTCATCGACGCGATACCGCGCACCGGCTCCGGCAAGGTCCTGCGTTTCAAACTCCAAGAAAGGCTCGAAGGATGA
- a CDS encoding MarR family winged helix-turn-helix transcriptional regulator: protein MVGSPKPASRSSDDVVDEVLTATRALIGLSTRSLGALAEDLSAAQYRALVVLAARGPQRIADLADHLQVSPSSAGRMCDRLVRKGFVRRHRSRTDRRIVMVSLDREGRRALDEATAARRVMISDALSTLSVEQQRAAAAGLRALSRALGEIPDHDWPATPS, encoded by the coding sequence ATGGTTGGATCTCCCAAACCCGCCTCCCGCTCGAGCGACGACGTCGTGGACGAGGTGTTGACCGCGACCAGGGCGCTGATTGGATTGAGCACCCGGTCGCTGGGTGCGCTGGCCGAGGACCTTTCGGCGGCGCAGTATCGGGCCCTAGTGGTACTTGCCGCGCGAGGGCCTCAGCGCATTGCGGATCTCGCCGATCATCTTCAGGTCAGCCCGTCGTCCGCCGGGCGTATGTGCGACCGGCTGGTCCGTAAGGGGTTCGTACGACGGCACCGCTCCCGCACCGACCGCCGCATCGTGATGGTCTCGCTCGATCGCGAGGGACGCCGCGCGCTGGACGAAGCCACCGCCGCCCGACGGGTGATGATCAGCGACGCGCTGTCGACATTATCGGTCGAACAGCAGCGGGCCGCGGCGGCGGGATTGCGGGCGCTGTCGCGGGCGCTGGGAGAGATACCCGACCACGACTGGCCGGCCACCCCGTCCTAG
- a CDS encoding FAD binding domain-containing protein — protein sequence MKPPKFDYVRAASVAEAVAVLDANEDSKILAGGQSFVPVLALRMAQPSVVVDINRIDGLSGLEQLADGTTRVGALVRHYQLVEQRQHPLLASGARWIGHTAIRSRGTCAGSIAHADSSAELPVLATALDATVHITGPASTRTLAVEQLFQGAMTTALEENEMITAVDFKIAERWGFAEFARRHGDFAIVLAAAAEVDGELRVVLGGVGGVPERAFAAEQEYGAGGPAAIDRAAAAAADQINPTADLHGSVEFRRDITREMVRRALTQFSTAKAS from the coding sequence GTGAAGCCGCCGAAGTTCGACTACGTACGCGCGGCCAGCGTCGCCGAGGCCGTCGCGGTCCTGGATGCCAATGAGGACAGCAAAATCCTGGCCGGTGGGCAGAGTTTCGTGCCCGTCCTCGCGCTGCGGATGGCGCAGCCAAGCGTGGTCGTCGACATCAACCGGATCGACGGACTGTCGGGGCTGGAACAGCTCGCCGATGGGACCACTCGCGTCGGGGCCCTCGTGCGGCACTATCAGCTCGTCGAACAGCGGCAGCATCCGCTGCTAGCCTCCGGCGCCCGGTGGATCGGGCACACCGCGATCCGCAGCCGCGGCACCTGCGCGGGGAGTATCGCGCACGCCGACTCGTCCGCGGAGCTGCCGGTATTGGCTACTGCGCTGGACGCGACGGTGCACATCACCGGTCCTGCATCGACGCGCACGTTGGCGGTTGAGCAGCTCTTCCAGGGCGCGATGACGACCGCGCTCGAGGAAAACGAGATGATCACCGCCGTCGACTTCAAGATCGCTGAGCGGTGGGGCTTTGCCGAGTTTGCCCGCAGGCACGGCGACTTCGCGATCGTGCTCGCTGCGGCGGCAGAGGTCGACGGGGAGCTGCGCGTCGTACTCGGCGGTGTCGGTGGCGTGCCCGAGCGCGCGTTTGCCGCTGAGCAAGAGTACGGCGCGGGAGGCCCCGCAGCGATCGACCGGGCGGCCGCGGCCGCTGCCGATCAAATCAACCCGACCGCCGACCTGCACGGCTCGGTCGAGTTCCGCCGCGACATCACCCGCGAGATGGTACGGCGGGCGCTCACTCAGTTCTCGACAGCGAAAGCCTCTTAG
- a CDS encoding (2Fe-2S)-binding protein has protein sequence MRTQFTVNDAAYGLDVEPRLTLVDALREECGLTGTHVGCEHGVCGACTVIVDGQPVRSCLMLAVQADGTSVSTVEGLAAAGPDGEVLHPLQEAFVTHHGLQCGFCTPGMLMSALHLIETETDLTRDRIREEMSGNICRCTGYQTIVDAIESAAATMSSQAAVR, from the coding sequence ATGCGGACTCAATTCACCGTCAACGATGCGGCGTACGGCCTCGACGTCGAGCCGCGGCTAACGCTCGTGGACGCGTTGCGGGAGGAGTGCGGGCTGACCGGCACACACGTTGGCTGTGAACACGGCGTGTGCGGAGCTTGCACGGTCATCGTCGACGGGCAGCCGGTGCGCAGTTGCCTGATGCTCGCGGTCCAGGCCGACGGTACGTCGGTGAGCACGGTCGAAGGACTCGCCGCCGCCGGGCCCGACGGCGAGGTGCTGCACCCACTGCAGGAGGCGTTCGTGACGCACCACGGTCTGCAGTGCGGCTTCTGTACGCCGGGGATGCTGATGAGCGCGCTGCACCTGATCGAGACCGAAACGGACCTCACGCGGGACCGGATCCGCGAGGAGATGTCGGGGAACATCTGCCGGTGCACCGGTTATCAGACGATCGTCGATGCCATCGAGTCCGCCGCGGCGACAATGAGCAGCCAAGCCGCGGTTCGATAG